In Vanessa cardui chromosome 28, ilVanCard2.1, whole genome shotgun sequence, one genomic interval encodes:
- the LOC124541419 gene encoding myb/SANT-like DNA-binding domain-containing protein 3 encodes MAFEKRKRSANWMVSEKGLVDLVTEHFNVVENKKTDGVSMKQKLAGWVTICEKYNSQTLLTHRSAENLKAQWENLKKAAKKEAASNRQHLIQRGGGPSRPKANDPTLERIISLITPSAVGLHNPYDNDNIETVDSHTRIYRQVTT; translated from the exons ATGGCGTTTGAAAAAAGGAAACGTTCGGCGAACTGGATGGTCTCTGAAAAAGGGCTAGTTGATTTGGTGACGGAGCATTTTAATGTCGTCGAAAACAAAAAGACCGACGGAGTTTCGATGAAACAAAAATTAGCGGGATGGGTCACAAtttgtgaaaaatataatagtcaGACCCTGCTCACCCACCGTTCTGCCGAAAATTTAAAAGCGCAGTGGGAGAACCTAAAAAAAGCTGCCAAAAAAGAGGCGGCTTCTAACAGACAGCATCTTATTCAGAGGG GTGGTGGTCCATCAAGGCCAAAAGCAAATGATCCAACATTGGAAAGAATTATTAGCCTTATAACACCAAGTGCAGTTGGCTTGCATAATCCATACGACAATGACAACATTGAGACAGTAGACTCTCACACCCGTATTTATAGACAAGTAACTACTTGA